The genomic segment caattgtATAGGTtcaacaatgtattattaaaaattaaaatcaataagctaaagtatacatttaaaattaaaaaccaagtttTACCCAGGTAGTTAATTAATGACTAAAATTGAGATTTTGAGAATAaacttagaatataatttattttagtattatatttatataggtattttaacttTCAAACGGCTACTgactataatatttggttttttattgCTGTGATATTACCTACACCTAGGTATCCGATATGAAGtcttgaaaaaaatactttcgaaaaagtattaagataataatactagtattcgaataaaaaaatatttaaaagacttttaaaatactattataaaaatgtattttccgaATAGGTACTCACAAAGTATTTGAAcacaaatacaagtatttttttttaaattttatgcaatataatatatatattatattgtacatcagtatatgtacctattggctattatgtTACTAGTAGTAGTAACTTACTACTTACcatagattttaacaattactatTAACATATCTCAATATCTGTCGTCTGACTATTTAGAGATAAatacatgttcacatatttcattctgcatttaaatatattttatatttttttaattttaaacattgttattacctacttttactatacctacaaaaacataatattagttttcaacgaaaacaatattatctttattgatgtcaattttttgtgaaaaactataaattaaaataaataaaatggactttatggtattttaatacaagtatttaaattttgttaaaaatacttttaaaaagtattcaaaatacttaaaaaatacattaaaaaaattgtatttagaataccatataaatacttcaaaacgtatttaaatacaagtattcaaatacttgtattcgaatactttactgCCGATACATAAAATTCATTGATACGTCACAGTTAGGGTTGaaggcatatatatataggtatttagattGTATACatgattgtaggtacctataaccagTGCCGCAATTACACCAATTATTTGGACCCCTCACTcttagaaattgaaaaattaatttttcaaaatttgaaattttgagaTTTTACCCATACAAAATAAggttaacataattaaaacacgtaggcacctatgtatttatatgtacagtaggttacaaggaggtcactgtaatggatggtgttaaatttgaattcaaagatataatgtcttatgtcattgtataagaaaaacgattctgagcgaaaatggtCAGTCAACCTactatgatgatattaaggtgactaaagtaatttatatatttacctatttacgtggaaccttgttttaaattttcaatccttacctataaaagttgaacattttatacatttttaactacaaaataattattacattttaaatatgatacattttttcaaaattcgaactttaaatgcttaggtataaaaaaagaattgtgccaatgtatttttaatatttttcaactgctattgtaacaatatatcaggagccttgcattaaactttcatgcttttttaccaaacaaataaaattttattgatatttatagagaaaaaaactaaaaaaattgaaaattgacaatGTCCGTATTCAGCTCAATAAATGtcgaattattaataaaattttatcgtgtatagaaaatgctaatataaaaattcagagaaatttcaagtatctacaatcattcgttttttaattacaataaaataagaaaatcgtgacatgagaaatcgagtgaatatcgaatgttgtaaaatataaaattcaaacgctcatataaatttaatttgacttcttgcagacattttttttgttgataaaggtagttaatattatgaggaatcttgtattacattttcaaatcttagatttaaaaagaaaaatttttacgaattcttaactcaaaataatttgcaaattttcgtcatttttacgtattttgtcaatatttgaactttagatgcttataaaaaaaaatcgtgactatggatttttaattttattaaccaacaaaataaaacataaaatgttatttatatttatagaaaaaaaaactaaaaaaaaatgaaactaaaaatgtccgtaaacaactcaaaataagtcataatatttgtaaaatgttatggtgtatattatagaaaatgctaataaaaacattaagtcaaaattaccaaaaacaaaataaccaaaaaccaaaatcgattttctcaaaaacagattttgcgtaaaaattcccgtttttccttaatttttctcttGTTtctcacgtcgcttttgaaaactaaactactgtgaaatttaccttttgttttttaaatattacactgttgttgatgtttttttttttttgctgctcCACTTAGAGCTTTCGGtgccataatttattgtagagGGTATCAAACGTCAGGGCATTAGATTAAAAAAGTTAACTATGTAAGCAatcatttatttactattttataaatttaattatttaaataaatatcgcaACTAAGTTTTCACATGCGTTATCAAAATGAATAGTTTATTGACCGAGTACATAACACCGACCGTAAAAGATCCCACCTTTTGAACGTACAATATAAAATCGAGCCCGATCTCGTTTTTCCCGCATAACAAAAATAGACACCAATAATTGAAACGAGTAAACACAATCACACTACACTAAACCGGTCAAAATGCGCGATCCTTCGCATGTCGCACTTTAATCAATTGCAgccaaactattttttaatttcagttataCAGGTCGCAAAAGAAACACTGATGTATGATAGTgttgtgtacaaaataaaaccgatctattgttcaatcttgttcaatctttattaataattattattataacaaaatggttttatttttttctttctatatatttttaaatttttatcattggccccccccccccattataTGGGTTGGGGCCCTAAGCCCGTGTGTTTGACACACCCGGTTATTGCGGCACTGCCTacaacctatttaatattttaataaattaataaaattggaaatttggAAAATAATGGATATAGCgtaggcataggcgcaaatagggaggggggctttaggggttAAGACTTTGcctccccctccccccaaaTTCCAAACGCCATTTGGGCTTATGAGCGTAggtaaatattctatttttttaataatttttttatgaaatgatatcgatagtttttattttctactaaaTGGTTTGCTCAGATTTTAGATTTGTAAaatgtcttaataatatattaatatggttttcattatgttatattatttttaagatattattatcttctttaatctattaatattaatataatattaatgattatacatattttataataagttatacccCCTTTAAGATATGCATAGGCAATAGAGTATGCAGTCTTTCGGTCGCCTGCCTTATCACAACTCAGAAGTGATAAGTAGGCAAATGTACGTGAGCAATCTGTCTGAGCTGTCTGTCTTGTTCTTGTAGTTTATACTCACTATACTACTaccaaatactatagataagatCTATGGTATTTGCTACTACTCAGGTTTTAGTTGTAGTTATACAACTTAAGTTACTGTCTGctagtaaaaatgataattacaaAGCAGGTATGTAGAAAAATTGCTATTTAGTAATTCGTAGTGgatgtaataaattgtaatttaccgAGAATGTATAAAACAACGTTCTAAACAAATTTCAAAGATgtcaaaattaatgaatattataaaacattcataAATCTCAACTGCAGCAATGGTGTATAGAAGCATAACTGGAAATAGGTCCAAAATATGTGCATTGCCAATGCCTCTATTAATGGGcttttttattggtattatgtcagtttatacttattatttggttatgaattatgaaaacaACACAAAGTTAACTCCAGTTCCAGCTACACATTTTAACAGTCAAATAAAGTTGAATCATCGCCATTATCATCTAGTGGATCTAACAAAACcaaccataaatcataatatatcactattgtgtcttatatttattaatgatatagaCTCATTACTTATGCAACACAATGTTTGGCTTGATAAATGTGGCAACAACAAAATTTATGTGAGTAAGCAAGAGCATAAATATATTGGTCATGTTGTAACTGATACTTATTCTTCACAACCATGGAAGTATTACTGCCAGACTTTAATGTTCttacattacaaatataattatcagaACATTAAATATGATTGGATATTTTTGGCCAAGGATAATGTTTGGTTAATTTATGAaaacttaatacatttaatatcattattgaatgtcaataaacacaaacataattattatgctgGGCAATACATCAATGGTACATTAAATATCAACGCTGGTGTACtgtttaatacaaatacattaacAGCTTTAGTGCATTTAATCAGTAATATGGATGGTTGTAACTCGGAAGTATCTATCAGTGAAAGTCAAATGTTAGGTgagtattacaaataatttgtatttttttgtaaagtttaaTTTAGTGCCGGATTTAGGAAAGTAGGACTCTGAGTAATTAGGTAAACATTGACATAACCAACCTTTGATCTGATTCCATtgtctaattaaataataagtcttgtatgattaatattgtaagacacctataacaaaataataaggtactattataatgtcACCATACAATTCAAGGTTGGGTAttaacaagttaaaagttaaaattatgttaattaacttgttactttttttaaaaattaattttagattctgagcggagcgagagatctagtggttttacaatggtgtttattattttttttttatcctgtatacaaaatttctaccagaaggagtgctttgatttcaacatatagtatcttatctcttaaaaaattggatcaagatggtactttaaagaggtaatttttcgattttctcaatatttattgaatgccccaggaaaaaccaccaacaaattgcaaaaaactgctaaaaataggattttaatttctaacgctttgtttatcaccatagaaataaataataataaaaatgaaaataagattttagttattttgttgtaatttataatattaattcaacatacaggctataataaaatataataacaatataaaatatctagactgacaaactgtctccgctcataatcgtttttcgtatacaatgatatcatatcattgaattcaaatttaatacaattcattatacagtgacccacttgtaacctactgtacctactgtacagtttAATTGTCAATTAGATATTAGAAGATACCATcaggatttaatattttaaatgtgttatatatttttctatgcaAGTATAAGATAAGCGTCCCTAAATCTGGCACTATATAAATGCAAATTCAAGGCTGGGCCAAATTGgtcattagttttattttagtgaagttaaatctgaataaaattaattaaataattcaagtaaaataaattttattttacattatattttctatgaacCTTGTGCAGGACTCAGCATCaccaattaataacaataaaaaagttaaaactactGAATGTATTCATATGCCTAGCCTTGAATGAAATTGAAGAtcagtacaaacattttatttgctttcaatagattattatttaagaaaactGAATAATGTTATACCAATTAACAATATGGATTCATACGGTTGTACCTTGTTTCATTCAATAAATCTTTTTAaaggttttaatgtaaaaaGCTTGAGACCTGAAATACTTGATGTACGTAAGacaaacaaaacatatatttaaccTACtacatagaaataatattttatacttaaataatatcatgttttataGAAATGTATGAGTAGATTTGCTATTACATTTCAACTAGACTTATCTTCAAATCACTATGCAATGTTTTACAAGTATGTCTTATACAAAATCAGATTAGTAACCAAACAAGATCTAATGTCTAATGCTAATAGAATTATAGCAGAACCTTCCCCAGAAGATGTAAATGTGAGtacaactattattactatgttattatatttattaattatctattgtTGATTATAGATTTGGAGGAGGGAAACACTTTATGAATTGAATTACGATCCTAGTAATACGTcacaaacagattttttttactactgGTTTAAGAAAcgtcaaatcatattataattgttaagttctaactattttaatttagatacattGGTTGTGGTTTCAGTGGTATGGTTaactaaaaatttcaatttaaattattcttatccAATATTCACCAATAACTATTCTCAGTCaatttatatcaaacattttgcTGAAAATAGAATTTGATTCACAATACTGTTTTATGGAATTaccctttatattattttctttccataccattgtaatatttaaaaaaacagggtataatttgtatttttaaggcaagtatttgtaatttgtaacggAAGCATACAACTAACTTCTAGTCTGTAAATTCTAGTGAAATTATgtagctatttttatttttttgtaattatgtttGTTTCAACAAACAGCTGATCTTAAAACCAATTGTATTTTGAATCTAAGGTatttaaacctatataaaatgatacttaattatttttacatgtgATGTCATTACATACATatcatttacattataattttagataattttgtaaatattattttaaagcttgtgtaaatttaaatgttattttactttttgttcgTGTATgtgaatttatttcatattttttttttattttggataaagtttatatgttacaatatctctgagtattttaaaaataaaaatataaaactgggTTTGCCTTGTCAGTAAATTGGCAGAACCGCAGgacatataatacaattaaactaCAATAACATACTGATCGCAcactgagtataatatattatactcatataaattaatcaattacgACATGCTATTAAAATAAGTACAGCTTTCAGATCTGTAAGAGTGCtatgtgaatttttttattttttattcttttacatttgtatgaaacacattaaattattatttttgtttacattaggttaaaaaaaaaaaatttaaaaaactgataaactgatgtatacatataatattttatggtaaacactcattatttcggtgttcatgtttttaaaaatatttttttatgtaattaaattattataaaacaatatgaataaaaatgtaattttttactattttttatggtTATCGTTTTAGATTTTCAgacaaatgtattgatttttctatttttgtgtttctaaatgaaaaaatgctctgatcattaTTCTAATAGAAAGTGTGGTATTCAtttagtatgtgacctaccAGGCCGCGTGACCTACTGTATTGAGTATTCATTTAGTATTTGATTTATGGACCgataattcatttaaaacttaaaagcatttaaattaaaaaccataaagctatgttaataattatttaattaataaattagtaatgaaaatataaaataatacaggattacatttaaaacatttcaaaaatcagtcaaacaaaatatcagtttaaaaaaatgtatgaataccCATAGGTACCTAGCAGCAGTAACAGCCTATAGCAGCAATATAACTATTCAAAAAATGTcgtaaagttatattattataaaaaaattgtatttaatttttaaaatatttttagcaatacacgttttgtttattatttaaaaaatgtatcttaccTGTTTATAGATTGGTACCCGTACATTGCCCGtacttaatatagataattgttTTGGTAGGTCACATAATAAACTCGATTTTCACTTGTTAGGTCACATACTAAACGAATACCGAAAGTGTtttcaaacacaaaaatatatcattgtaaaatactcaaatcaatatattcagtAATCAGCACCTGCCTCAGAATCTTGTACAACcatttgttaaaacttaaatattattaaaataagtgtttGGTTACAAAAAAGGTGGACTGTCTTCACTAAAAATTGTTTgtcatcatattaatatattcattgaattcaaattaggTAAATTCCACAATTACTGTAAAACAGTAAGCGGTTACCTACTTGACggcatttttgttttaaatttttatttttcaaatcacatttttattattaatacaaattttttaatttgctaaATCTAAATTTGTCTGTTTAGCTTTAACATAACTTGGATTGGGTTTAacttgtgtgtatatataggcGTAAGGTTGCGCAGAATTTCTGAGAGGGTAGTCATACAAAAGTACATAACACATAAATACACAAACACatattacacacatatatatatatatatatatatatattcatattcacactttagttataaaaactaatttggatgTGGTATCCTTATTTAACTTCATTTAccatataaaaaagtattttatgatttactatcaattattatcatgacaatattgaataatgaGGGCGAAAAGTTTGCAGAGTAGTCAAGTGCTTACTATGACTATcccgtgcgcacgcttatgaatataaataaataaaaatgtattttttataaatgacttgcatatatatatattgttgggtagtaacgtaacgcaaattacaaattactctTGCAGTAACGCTgtagtaatttcattatatttaattaaattaacgcaattgtaacaaaattactttttaaacgtAATTTCTATGGAGTAACGTGTTATTtccaatgttattataataagttatgaatgtaaaatgtatgacaaaaaCTAGGGGTTAGGATATttgagaaaaatttaaaatcaataacattTACTTATGAATCcgaaagtttttataattaattataatcagcAATATTAAAGATCTCAGGAattaatacttacatattttattcatgtataatattaagtcattaacaatgtatctttttttttatactgtactTATTCGTTATGGGcagattttgtaattatttttaaaaaaaaataagcttaTGTTGGGTAAACgattgttattcaaataaaaatatttaacccaTTAACGCCGTGCGTTACCATATGGCAACatagattttttacaataatttttaagatataacatattatgttttcaacaaaatgttggttaaaattgtagataaaaaaattcTGGCGCTAATGGGTTAATGTAACaagtaacataattttattacttttcaaaagtaatttacccaacactgcatataatatataagcggAATTTCGGTGAAAttactggggggggggggtattatTACACTTATAGGTACTTTACTACTGTATTAGAGTCACtcaaaattattcatttcaATAAGACAATTTACAAAGTTTGACATACtaaacaatttaactataataaagtacaaa from the Acyrthosiphon pisum isolate AL4f chromosome X, pea_aphid_22Mar2018_4r6ur, whole genome shotgun sequence genome contains:
- the LOC100570371 gene encoding uncharacterized protein LOC100570371: MVYRSITGNRSKICALPMPLLMGFFIGIMSVYTYYLVMNYENNTKLTPVPATHFNSQIKLNHRHYHLVDLTKPTINHNISLLCLIFINDIDSLLMQHNVWLDKCGNNKIYVSKQEHKYIGHVVTDTYSSQPWKYYCQTLMFLHYKYNYQNIKYDWIFLAKDNVWLIYENLIHLISLLNVNKHKHNYYAGQYINGTLNINAGVLFNTNTLTALVHLISNMDGCNSEVSISESQMLDYYLRKLNNVIPINNMDSYGCTLFHSINLFKGFNVKSLRPEILDKCMSRFAITFQLDLSSNHYAMFYKYVLYKIRLVTKQDLMSNANRIIAEPSPEDVNIWRRETLYELNYDPSNTSQTDFFYYWFKKRQIIL